A single region of the Burkholderiales bacterium genome encodes:
- a CDS encoding copper resistance system multicopper oxidase, which yields MPPLRPFHSPLPLVPARRRFVRGLVAGGVMIGLSPWLRAAAQGLSDTRTGAAPVLSGTNIDLVVGESPVNFTGKPRMATTINGSIPAPTLKLREGDTVTIRVTNRLREATSIHWHGIILPYQMDGVPGISFQGIPPGETFTYQFRLEQTGTYWYHSHSGMQEQTGMYGALIVEPREADPIRADRDYVVQLSDWTDEDPMRVLAKLKVQSDYYNYHQPTAIDFFRDVADMGLSRALDKRAMWNQMRMNPTDLADLSGATLTYLMNGVTPAGNWTGLFRPGERVRLRFINGAANTFYDVRIPGLKMTVVQSDGQNVEPVTVDEFRFGPGETYDVIVTPREDAYTIFAQSMDRTGFARGTLAVREGLSAAVPALDPVEWLTMADMMGAMDHAAMGHDMPGMKHDMSGMNHGAMAMDHGQHAMHGMTGGAMAKPSATVRHARTEYGPSTDMRVDMPRTNLDDPGIGLRNNGRRVLTLADLRTIGGPLDPRGAEREIELHLTGNMERYTWSLDGLEFGKSTPVHLKYGERVRVILHNDTMMTHPMHLHGMWSEVETPDGQFLVRRHTVPVQPAQRVSFLVTADALGRWAWHCHLMLHMDMGMFRVVVVS from the coding sequence ATGCCACCCTTGAGACCGTTTCATTCACCGTTGCCGTTGGTGCCCGCTCGGCGGCGTTTCGTGCGCGGCTTGGTCGCTGGCGGCGTCATGATCGGCCTGTCACCCTGGCTGCGTGCTGCGGCGCAGGGGCTGTCCGACACGCGCACGGGTGCAGCGCCCGTGCTCAGCGGCACGAACATCGACCTGGTGGTCGGCGAATCGCCGGTCAATTTCACCGGTAAGCCACGGATGGCGACCACCATCAACGGCTCCATCCCGGCGCCGACGCTCAAACTTCGGGAAGGCGACACGGTCACCATCCGCGTCACCAACCGCCTGCGCGAAGCCACGTCGATCCACTGGCACGGGATCATCCTGCCCTACCAGATGGACGGGGTGCCCGGCATCAGTTTTCAGGGCATCCCCCCGGGCGAAACCTTCACCTACCAGTTCCGTCTCGAACAAACCGGCACCTACTGGTATCACTCGCACTCCGGCATGCAGGAGCAGACCGGCATGTACGGGGCGTTGATCGTCGAGCCGCGTGAGGCAGACCCTATCCGCGCCGACCGGGACTACGTGGTGCAGCTGTCCGACTGGACCGACGAAGACCCCATGCGGGTGCTCGCCAAGCTCAAGGTGCAGAGCGACTACTACAACTACCACCAGCCGACGGCCATTGACTTCTTCCGCGACGTCGCCGACATGGGGCTTTCCCGCGCACTCGACAAGCGTGCGATGTGGAACCAGATGCGGATGAACCCGACCGATCTGGCCGATCTCTCGGGGGCGACATTGACCTACCTGATGAACGGCGTCACCCCTGCCGGCAATTGGACTGGCCTGTTCCGGCCGGGCGAGCGCGTGCGTCTGCGGTTCATCAACGGCGCGGCCAACACCTTCTACGACGTGCGCATCCCGGGGCTCAAGATGACGGTGGTGCAAAGCGACGGGCAGAACGTCGAGCCCGTGACCGTCGATGAGTTCCGCTTCGGGCCGGGCGAGACCTACGACGTGATCGTCACGCCCCGAGAGGACGCCTACACGATCTTCGCGCAATCGATGGATCGAACCGGCTTCGCCCGCGGCACGCTCGCGGTGCGCGAGGGCTTGAGCGCCGCCGTGCCTGCGCTCGATCCCGTCGAATGGCTCACCATGGCCGACATGATGGGCGCGATGGACCACGCGGCGATGGGCCACGACATGCCGGGCATGAAGCACGACATGTCCGGCATGAACCATGGCGCGATGGCCATGGATCACGGCCAGCACGCGATGCATGGCATGACCGGCGGCGCGATGGCCAAGCCCAGCGCCACGGTCCGTCACGCACGCACGGAATACGGCCCAAGCACGGATATGCGGGTGGACATGCCGCGCACCAATCTTGACGATCCGGGCATTGGCCTGCGCAACAACGGCCGGCGCGTGCTGACGCTGGCGGATCTCAGGACGATCGGTGGTCCTCTCGACCCACGCGGGGCCGAGCGCGAGATCGAGCTGCACCTCACCGGCAACATGGAGCGCTATACCTGGTCGCTCGACGGCCTCGAGTTCGGCAAGAGCACGCCGGTGCACCTGAAGTACGGCGAGCGGGTGCGCGTCATCCTGCACAACGACACGATGATGACGCACCCGATGCATTTGCACGGGATGTGGAGCGAGGTGGAAACGCCCGACGGGCAGTTCCTGGTGCGTCGCCACACCGTCCCGGTTCAACCCGCGCAGCGCGTCAGCTTCCTCGTGACCGCCGACGCCCTGGGTCGCTGGGCCTGGCACTGCCACCTGATGTTGCACATGGACATGGGCATGTTCCGCGTGGTGGTCGTGTCATGA
- a CDS encoding copper resistance protein B produces MKLIKRRFAMKPCSLFTAALVLLGAAPVWAQTTVEGGGHAGHPGTAPAPTRAESPASATMDHGSMNMQGGPAPADARDPHAYSNGLTLESGPYALPGPRQLRLSDEHAFGSVLLDRLERVYTKDGNATAYDAQAWFGGTYDRLVLKAEGDVAKGKLEEARTEVLWGHAIASYWDTQLGVRQDSGTGPDRTWLAFGIRGLAPYWFDVDATAYVGSSGRTALRLSGEYELLLTQRLILQPRMEVNLYGQRDEARGLGSGLADAAAGLRLRYEFSRQFAPYVGVEWAGKFGQTADFARAEGQRTRETRYVAGVRLWF; encoded by the coding sequence ATGAAACTGATCAAAAGAAGATTCGCCATGAAACCCTGTTCTCTCTTCACTGCGGCGCTGGTGTTGCTCGGTGCGGCACCCGTCTGGGCGCAAACAACGGTGGAAGGCGGCGGCCATGCCGGGCACCCGGGCACGGCTCCAGCCCCAACGCGAGCCGAATCGCCGGCGAGCGCCACCATGGACCACGGCAGCATGAACATGCAGGGCGGCCCCGCCCCCGCCGATGCCCGTGATCCGCACGCGTATTCCAATGGCTTGACTTTGGAGTCGGGCCCTTACGCACTCCCCGGGCCACGGCAACTTCGGCTGTCCGATGAACATGCGTTCGGCAGCGTGCTCCTCGATCGCCTGGAGCGCGTTTACACGAAGGACGGGAACGCGACCGCCTATGACGCGCAAGCCTGGTTCGGCGGCACCTACGACCGCCTGGTCCTCAAGGCCGAGGGTGACGTCGCCAAAGGCAAACTGGAGGAGGCACGCACGGAGGTCCTGTGGGGCCATGCGATCGCCTCGTACTGGGACACCCAACTCGGGGTGCGGCAGGACAGCGGCACGGGGCCTGACCGGACCTGGCTCGCTTTCGGCATCCGGGGACTCGCGCCGTACTGGTTCGATGTCGATGCCACCGCCTACGTCGGCAGCTCGGGACGCACGGCACTGCGCCTGTCGGGCGAGTACGAACTCCTGCTCACCCAGCGCCTGATTCTGCAGCCCCGCATGGAAGTCAATCTGTATGGCCAGCGCGATGAAGCGCGTGGCCTGGGAAGTGGGCTGGCCGATGCGGCGGCAGGCCTGCGCCTGCGTTACGAGTTCTCGCGCCAGTTCGCGCCCTACGTCGGCGTCGAATGGGCTGGCAAGTTCGGACAGACCGCCGATTTTGCGCGCGCCGAAGGACAGCGTACCCGGGAAACGCGTTATGTGGCGGGTGTGCGGCTGTGGTTCTAG